A genomic segment from Armatimonadota bacterium encodes:
- the uvrC gene encoding excinuclease ABC subunit UvrC, producing the protein MKQKLAGLPKAPGCYLFKDESGEILYVGKAASLRSRVRSYFTKSADPSNKTRRLVKRITDLEWIVTDSELEALILECNLIKKHRPYYNVRLRDDKSYPYLCITTSEKFPRLMVTRRVRQDGNRYFGPFASAYAMRQTYNLLHRAFTLIPCGKVWSGEAVQRPCLYHHIGRCMAPCAGLADREAYLAVIEDVSAFLKGKGESLIDPLKEKMQAAAEALEFEKAAAVRDQIAHLEEALQRQKVVSADRNDEDVVAVVKDDRTALVQMFYVRGGKLVGQKSFMVDGAQDENPGLIVQEFLKQYYQTAPDVPDRILLPYEIEEMRIVQSWLRQKRGAGVEIKVPHRGEGAQLIEMAAQNAELSLNSLRQQMEESAESAAESLAELQEALDLAEPPTRIEAYDISNIQGTAPVGSMVVLEDGEPKKSEYRRFKIRWHPESPDDFAMMSEVITRRLKEALGGDEKWSRLPQLILIDGGKGQLSAAQEAMKKLGFEVPMIGLAKREELIYLPDRSEPIDLPRGSKALHLLQRIRDEAHRFALQYHRKVRDKRAVGSVLEEIPHVGAKRRRNLLRLFGSVERIRSASVEELASVPGMTRRVAEQILTYLNEA; encoded by the coding sequence CTGAAGCAAAAACTGGCGGGACTGCCCAAGGCGCCGGGATGTTATCTGTTCAAGGACGAATCGGGTGAAATTCTCTACGTCGGCAAGGCGGCGTCGTTGCGGAGTCGGGTGCGAAGCTACTTTACCAAGTCGGCCGACCCGTCGAACAAGACGCGCCGATTGGTCAAGCGAATCACGGATTTAGAGTGGATTGTAACGGACAGCGAGTTAGAGGCGCTGATCCTTGAATGCAATTTGATCAAGAAGCACCGACCCTACTACAACGTGCGGCTGAGGGATGACAAAAGCTACCCGTATCTGTGCATTACGACTAGCGAGAAGTTTCCCCGTCTGATGGTAACGCGGCGGGTTCGACAGGATGGCAATCGCTACTTTGGGCCGTTCGCCAGCGCCTATGCCATGCGGCAGACCTACAACCTGCTGCACCGTGCTTTTACGCTCATTCCGTGCGGCAAGGTGTGGAGCGGCGAGGCAGTCCAGCGGCCGTGCCTGTACCATCACATTGGGCGATGCATGGCGCCCTGCGCCGGATTGGCGGATCGGGAAGCCTATCTTGCGGTCATCGAGGACGTGAGCGCGTTCTTGAAAGGCAAGGGTGAGAGCTTGATCGATCCTCTGAAAGAGAAGATGCAGGCGGCGGCCGAGGCGTTGGAGTTCGAGAAAGCGGCGGCTGTCCGAGATCAGATCGCTCACTTGGAAGAGGCTCTGCAAAGGCAGAAGGTGGTCAGCGCGGATCGGAACGACGAGGACGTGGTTGCGGTGGTGAAGGACGATCGCACCGCGCTGGTGCAAATGTTCTATGTGCGCGGGGGTAAGTTGGTGGGGCAAAAGTCGTTTATGGTTGACGGCGCCCAAGATGAGAATCCTGGATTGATAGTGCAGGAATTTTTGAAACAGTACTACCAGACTGCGCCGGATGTGCCCGATCGAATCTTGTTGCCTTATGAGATCGAGGAGATGCGGATCGTGCAGTCTTGGCTGCGGCAGAAGCGGGGCGCAGGAGTTGAGATCAAGGTGCCTCATAGAGGCGAGGGCGCTCAACTGATCGAGATGGCTGCGCAGAACGCCGAACTGTCGCTGAACAGCCTGAGGCAGCAGATGGAGGAAAGCGCGGAATCGGCCGCAGAATCGTTGGCCGAGCTTCAGGAGGCGTTAGATTTGGCCGAGCCGCCGACACGGATAGAGGCGTACGACATTTCCAACATTCAAGGCACTGCGCCTGTCGGCAGCATGGTGGTGTTGGAGGACGGCGAGCCTAAGAAGTCTGAGTATCGTCGGTTCAAGATTCGCTGGCATCCCGAAAGCCCGGACGACTTTGCGATGATGTCAGAGGTGATTACACGGCGGTTGAAGGAGGCGTTAGGCGGGGATGAGAAGTGGTCGCGATTGCCTCAACTGATACTGATCGATGGAGGCAAGGGCCAGTTGTCGGCGGCGCAAGAGGCCATGAAGAAGCTCGGCTTTGAGGTTCCTATGATCGGGCTGGCCAAAAGGGAGGAGCTGATCTACTTGCCCGATCGCTCGGAGCCGATCGATTTGCCAAGAGGGAGCAAAGCGCTCCACTTGCTTCAGCGGATTAGGGACGAGGCGCATCGGTTTGCACTGCAATACCATCGGAAAGTGCGGGACAAACGCGCGGTCGGATCGGTATTAGAAGAGATACCCCATGTAGGGGCTAAGCGGCGGAGGAATCTGTTAAGGCTTTTTGGCAGCGTGGAGCGGATCAGATCGGCCTCTGTCGAGGAGTTAGCCAGCGTGCCGGGCATGACGCGGCGAGTGGCGGAGCAGATTTTGACTTATCTGAACGAGGCCTGA
- a CDS encoding M61 family metallopeptidase: MRKTSALLLALVSLCLAAEAKFEYTVKMNPDEQRLEISIRTPVSGDSSDYQMPNWAPGAYILAENHRRVENFKVTDDDSKELTFEKPNNYTWRVSHPGQSAIVLSYHIRAAITNGAVHYSGPSTYLYAVGRKTEPCLLRLSVPQGWKTAIGLDELEPGSNDYIADSYDILADNPVSMGDLIIDEYRSGGKPHFIVYRGAGASVVDRDYVKRACKHISDFQIAFFGGAPFNKFVWHFNVSRGGGGAGGLEHLTSTQISFGSNVTNSAVSVFSHEYFHLWNVKRIRSKTLGPFDYTILPRTGALWWLEGVTDYYAHLLLFRGGWWGKELFFNDVIGQVRSYRSMAARTEVSLYEASEKVGDANNGRGNSSGFRINYYTGGWVAGMCLDIELRSLTNNRHSLDDVMRALWEICKDDKPGFEEDEIRKQMVRFGGEAMGAYYDKIIRTPGDMNIDEQLAKVGLVLENKVETTVDSGITYLVEEGAYPKVRFTRGAASDALETDDLILSVNGSSLEGKNKTEMEALMTAHIDQAKPDSAINLKVRRSGEAKEVSVMPTSRNRTVTRIVEQDDPTKARAREAWFYAGKKPERDDLGKR; the protein is encoded by the coding sequence ATGAGAAAGACAAGCGCCCTTTTGCTTGCATTGGTCTCTCTGTGCTTAGCGGCAGAAGCCAAGTTTGAGTACACGGTCAAGATGAACCCGGACGAGCAGCGATTGGAGATCAGCATCCGGACGCCGGTCAGCGGCGACTCTTCCGACTACCAAATGCCCAATTGGGCGCCGGGCGCCTACATCTTGGCAGAAAACCACCGCCGAGTTGAGAACTTCAAAGTAACTGACGACGACAGCAAAGAACTGACCTTTGAAAAGCCCAACAACTACACATGGCGCGTGAGCCATCCGGGGCAAAGCGCGATCGTCCTCAGTTACCATATTCGAGCTGCGATAACCAATGGAGCCGTCCACTACAGCGGACCTTCCACCTATCTATACGCGGTTGGCAGGAAAACGGAACCCTGCCTTTTGCGCCTCTCCGTGCCGCAAGGCTGGAAAACCGCGATCGGATTGGACGAACTCGAACCTGGGTCAAACGACTATATTGCCGACAGCTATGACATATTGGCCGACAATCCAGTCAGCATGGGCGATCTGATCATCGACGAGTATCGGTCGGGCGGCAAACCGCACTTTATCGTCTATCGAGGAGCGGGGGCGAGCGTTGTCGATAGAGACTACGTCAAACGCGCTTGCAAGCATATCTCCGACTTTCAGATCGCCTTTTTCGGCGGCGCCCCGTTCAACAAGTTTGTCTGGCACTTCAACGTCAGCCGCGGCGGAGGCGGCGCGGGCGGTCTAGAACATTTGACAAGCACCCAGATCAGCTTTGGATCGAACGTTACGAACTCGGCGGTGTCGGTCTTCTCCCACGAATATTTTCACCTTTGGAACGTCAAGCGGATCCGCTCGAAAACCTTAGGGCCATTTGATTACACAATTCTCCCTCGCACCGGCGCGCTGTGGTGGCTGGAGGGAGTAACCGACTACTATGCCCATCTCTTGCTGTTCCGAGGCGGATGGTGGGGCAAAGAGCTCTTCTTCAACGATGTCATCGGCCAAGTCCGCAGTTATCGCAGCATGGCGGCCCGAACCGAGGTCAGCCTGTACGAAGCCAGCGAGAAAGTGGGCGACGCGAACAACGGACGGGGCAACAGCAGCGGCTTTCGCATCAACTATTACACAGGCGGCTGGGTCGCCGGCATGTGCCTCGACATCGAACTGCGAAGTTTGACCAACAATCGCCATTCTCTTGACGACGTTATGCGGGCACTTTGGGAGATATGCAAGGACGACAAGCCCGGATTCGAAGAGGATGAAATTCGCAAACAAATGGTCCGCTTTGGCGGCGAGGCGATGGGCGCTTATTACGACAAGATTATCCGAACGCCGGGCGACATGAACATCGACGAGCAACTGGCCAAAGTCGGCCTCGTGCTTGAGAACAAGGTCGAGACGACCGTCGATTCTGGGATAACCTACCTGGTTGAAGAAGGCGCCTATCCGAAGGTGCGCTTCACCCGAGGCGCGGCCAGCGACGCGCTTGAGACCGACGACTTGATCCTCTCGGTCAATGGCTCCAGTTTAGAAGGCAAGAATAAGACCGAAATGGAAGCGCTCATGACCGCCCACATCGACCAAGCCAAGCCCGACAGCGCGATCAATCTGAAAGTGCGTCGAAGCGGAGAGGCCAAAGAAGTCTCCGTAATGCCGACATCGCGCAATCGAACGGTTACAAGAATCGTCGAACAGGACGATCCGACCAAGGCTCGAGCGCGCGAAGCCTGGTTCTATGCGGGCAAGAAGCCCGAACGCGACGACCTTGGCAAGCGCTGA
- a CDS encoding thioredoxin family protein → MKQLATVLSICLALTAGAQQNNVVQTTLKPWLDKAKQQNQNVMVIFWASWCTWCKQHEAFVLDPSLKETMVENFTIAFVRVQESAEHKDKETKGGAELLKALGGEKQGIPFVAFVTPDGRLIANSNRAVDGKQENIGHPVKPEEIQHYMTIIRRAGPKLTGEQLAAIEDRLRNPRRRSGDDKPDPKP, encoded by the coding sequence TTGAAACAATTAGCGACCGTCCTTTCGATCTGCCTCGCTCTTACGGCAGGCGCGCAGCAGAACAACGTTGTCCAGACAACCCTTAAGCCCTGGTTGGACAAGGCCAAGCAGCAAAACCAGAACGTGATGGTGATCTTCTGGGCGTCTTGGTGCACTTGGTGCAAACAGCACGAGGCTTTCGTTCTAGACCCGTCGCTCAAGGAGACGATGGTCGAGAACTTCACGATCGCCTTCGTTCGAGTTCAGGAATCGGCCGAGCATAAGGACAAAGAGACCAAAGGCGGGGCCGAATTGCTTAAAGCCCTGGGCGGCGAGAAGCAAGGCATCCCCTTTGTCGCCTTTGTTACGCCCGACGGTCGCCTCATCGCAAACTCTAACCGAGCCGTCGACGGAAAGCAAGAGAACATCGGCCATCCGGTCAAACCGGAAGAGATCCAGCACTATATGACGATCATTCGTCGTGCCGGACCGAAGCTAACGGGCGAACAACTGGCTGCCATCGAGGATCGGTTGCGCAACCCGCGCCGACGTTCGGGCGACGACAAGCCGGATCCAAAGCCCTGA
- a CDS encoding sulfite exporter TauE/SafE family protein encodes MEQFYLFLTALGAGAFGAMLGLGGGIILTPVATIALGYEIKEMIPASLAAVVATSCVGSLGYLRKGLVDLDLGVYLLLPTVIGAILGAKLGYWAPQNVLAGLFAVLMVVVSIQLLASKDASDEGGDWDRSRLYIGMGLSMGAGAVSALLGVGGGIVQTPMMHLLLKLGMRKAIATSVFLIGATGAASGLVYLAKGAMLGHIVAPVVLGIMVGARIGSSLGARAPLIVLRRIFAATMILLAIRMIAKAIA; translated from the coding sequence TTGGAGCAGTTCTATCTCTTTCTGACAGCGCTCGGGGCCGGCGCATTTGGCGCGATGCTTGGCTTGGGGGGTGGCATCATTCTAACCCCGGTCGCGACCATTGCGCTGGGGTACGAGATCAAAGAGATGATTCCAGCCAGCTTAGCAGCCGTCGTCGCCACCTCTTGCGTCGGCTCGCTCGGTTACCTTCGCAAAGGGCTGGTCGACTTGGATTTGGGCGTCTACCTGCTTCTTCCGACCGTAATCGGGGCTATTCTGGGCGCCAAGTTAGGCTATTGGGCGCCACAGAACGTCCTGGCCGGTCTTTTTGCCGTCCTAATGGTGGTCGTTTCGATCCAGTTGCTGGCGTCAAAGGACGCCTCCGACGAAGGTGGAGACTGGGACCGATCGCGCCTTTATATCGGGATGGGGCTGAGCATGGGCGCCGGAGCGGTATCGGCGCTTTTGGGCGTCGGCGGCGGCATCGTCCAGACGCCCATGATGCACCTTCTGCTGAAGCTGGGCATGAGGAAGGCGATCGCGACCAGCGTCTTTCTGATCGGGGCAACGGGCGCGGCCAGCGGTTTGGTCTACCTGGCCAAGGGCGCGATGCTCGGCCATATCGTCGCTCCGGTTGTGCTGGGCATCATGGTCGGCGCGCGCATCGGAAGCTCGCTAGGCGCCCGTGCGCCCTTGATCGTCCTCAGGCGCATCTTTGCCGCTACCATGATCCTTCTGGCAATCAGAATGATCGCTAAAGCGATCGCATAA
- a CDS encoding DUF2961 domain-containing protein has translation MENYAAGMMGRLTLKRSGRTKRQSSWDRTGGNRDYLTIGKGEVAELARIEGAGVIRHVWITVGCSDDLYLRKVILRCYWDGNSEPSVLAPLGDFFGMGHGIARSFNSIPLNTVTHVDNEGRYGGGVAMNCYFAMPFADGARIEVLNECDGDIGHFYYYVDYETHDRVNDDALRFCAHYRQEYPTKADRGSLYALGENYWEKMDEPCLSDAGNYLILDTQGAGHYVGCVLSVDNIDPLPKKVTIGNSVREEPEYTWWGEGDDMFFIDGEPWPPSLHGTGSEDYLCQAWGMHPRGHLYAGTSIPERDPKFPDRRQCTSYRFHLEDPVMFERSLRLSIEHGHANLQENDYSSVAYWYQTPGHPPLTPMPPVIERLPRNRRG, from the coding sequence ATGGAGAACTATGCTGCAGGGATGATGGGACGACTAACTCTTAAGCGTTCCGGGCGCACCAAAAGACAATCCAGTTGGGACAGAACGGGCGGCAATCGCGACTATCTGACCATTGGTAAAGGCGAGGTCGCCGAGTTAGCCCGAATCGAAGGCGCGGGCGTTATCCGCCATGTCTGGATCACGGTTGGATGCTCCGACGATCTTTATCTGCGCAAGGTCATCCTGAGGTGCTATTGGGACGGCAATAGCGAACCGAGCGTATTAGCCCCGCTGGGCGACTTTTTCGGCATGGGGCACGGCATTGCCCGCTCTTTCAACTCTATCCCGCTCAATACGGTAACCCACGTCGATAACGAAGGTAGATACGGTGGCGGCGTGGCTATGAACTGTTACTTCGCCATGCCGTTTGCCGATGGTGCCCGCATAGAAGTCCTGAACGAGTGCGACGGCGACATCGGGCACTTTTACTACTATGTGGACTACGAAACCCACGACCGCGTGAACGACGACGCATTGCGATTCTGCGCCCACTACCGCCAAGAGTATCCGACCAAAGCCGATCGCGGCAGCCTCTATGCGCTGGGCGAAAATTATTGGGAAAAGATGGACGAACCCTGCTTGAGCGATGCAGGCAACTATCTGATCTTGGATACCCAGGGCGCCGGACACTACGTCGGTTGCGTTCTGTCGGTCGATAACATCGATCCTCTGCCTAAGAAAGTTACGATCGGCAACTCGGTTCGAGAAGAGCCGGAATACACCTGGTGGGGCGAGGGCGACGATATGTTCTTTATCGATGGCGAGCCATGGCCTCCGTCCCTGCACGGGACTGGCTCTGAAGATTATCTTTGCCAAGCCTGGGGCATGCACCCGAGAGGCCATCTTTATGCGGGCACGTCGATCCCCGAGCGCGATCCCAAATTCCCCGACCGCCGGCAGTGCACCTCCTATCGATTCCATTTAGAAGACCCGGTCATGTTTGAAAGATCCCTTCGCCTTTCGATCGAGCACGGCCACGCGAACTTGCAGGAGAACGACTACTCCAGCGTCGCCTACTGGTATCAAACGCCGGGCCATCCGCCCCTGACGCCCATGCCGCCGGTTATCGAAAGGTTGCCGCGAAACCGCCGGGGATGA
- a CDS encoding prepilin-type N-terminal cleavage/methylation domain-containing protein, with the protein MREKGFTLVEIMIVVLIIGILLAIAVPNFVNAREKSRAKSCVANLKQIDAGKEQYAMDNNRADGDPVAWNNLTPTYMKSQPGCPSGGTYTIGNVGTNPTCSTGGQHSL; encoded by the coding sequence ATGAGAGAAAAGGGCTTTACGCTCGTCGAGATCATGATCGTCGTCTTGATCATCGGCATTCTGTTGGCTATTGCAGTGCCCAACTTTGTCAACGCTCGCGAGAAGTCGCGCGCCAAGTCGTGCGTGGCCAACCTCAAGCAGATCGACGCGGGCAAAGAGCAGTACGCCATGGACAATAACCGAGCCGACGGCGACCCGGTGGCCTGGAACAACCTGACGCCCACCTACATGAAGTCCCAGCCCGGATGTCCGTCGGGCGGCACCTACACCATCGGCAACGTCGGTACCAACCCGACCTGCAGCACGGGCGGTCAGCACAGTCTGTAA
- a CDS encoding transposase encodes MANQEEKKPIDSDPSKLNFVSLKGSVSIRDRRYLPHWEKEGATYFVTFRLANSMPRHVIELWAEELANLDASVRKWQMIKKIERYLDIGGKGCLLLDGRCADIVAGALQFYEGERYIHFAWCVMPNHVHTVFQLLGDQRLSKVIQNWKSYTSHSINKVLGSKGEVWHREYFDHIVRSPQQLEKAIRYVQTNPMRAGLTDWKWVYPSISDG; translated from the coding sequence ATGGCAAACCAAGAAGAGAAAAAGCCGATCGATTCGGATCCCTCTAAGCTGAACTTCGTGAGCCTCAAAGGCTCGGTGAGTATCCGCGACCGTAGATATCTTCCTCATTGGGAGAAGGAAGGCGCGACCTATTTTGTTACTTTCCGGCTGGCTAATTCAATGCCAAGGCATGTAATCGAACTCTGGGCTGAGGAGTTGGCGAACCTGGATGCTTCAGTTAGAAAATGGCAGATGATCAAGAAGATCGAGCGATATCTGGATATTGGCGGCAAAGGCTGTTTGTTGTTGGACGGTCGCTGTGCGGATATAGTGGCGGGCGCATTGCAGTTTTACGAAGGCGAAAGGTACATTCACTTTGCATGGTGCGTCATGCCGAATCACGTACACACGGTGTTCCAACTTTTGGGCGACCAAAGGTTGTCCAAGGTCATTCAGAATTGGAAGTCGTATACAAGCCACAGCATTAACAAGGTACTTGGCTCGAAAGGCGAAGTCTGGCATAGAGAATATTTCGATCACATAGTTCGAAGTCCACAGCAGTTAGAGAAAGCAATACGTTACGTGCAGACGAATCCGATGAGGGCGGGTTTGACGGATTGGAAGTGGGTCTATCCAAGCATATCGGATGGATAG
- the dcuC gene encoding C4-dicarboxylate transporter DcuC, which produces MALLGLVVIAAAVYLVVRRVDVRLALIPAGLLMGLLAGDPFAIVRTLFTTLVDQKFVIPICFAMGFAYVLRETGCDKHLVRLLANPLRNAKAALIPGAVLVGFLVNIPIISQTSTAVAIGAVLVPLMMAAGVSPVIAGSALLLGASVGGELLNPGAPEYGTVTVAIGELTGQTVSRSSMPKYALPLLLVQLSVSAAVFTIMSWRYEKRQEGAKAEPLESFRPNLLKAMVPLFPIALLFLTAEPFRLFAPSPDWLVGAKEVAGLSDEAGARKSAELFDSRWIGAAMLLGALVAMATAPKAALGAGKAFFEGMGYAYKEIIGIIVAASCFAEGVKLIGVGELFSQLVGGSPQTLVPASGYVPMLFAALSGSGMASTQGLYALFAEPGIAHGLNLERLGAIVSIGAAAGRTMSPVAAVALMSAKLTGTDSPELCRRVALPLIIGLTATLLYALALF; this is translated from the coding sequence ATGGCACTCTTGGGCTTGGTCGTCATCGCAGCGGCGGTCTATCTGGTCGTTCGCCGAGTCGATGTGCGGCTGGCGCTCATCCCAGCGGGTCTGCTGATGGGTTTGCTGGCGGGCGATCCGTTCGCCATCGTTCGTACCCTATTCACAACGCTGGTCGATCAGAAGTTCGTGATCCCGATCTGTTTTGCCATGGGTTTCGCCTATGTGCTGAGGGAGACGGGCTGCGATAAGCACCTGGTGCGGCTGCTGGCCAACCCGTTGCGCAACGCCAAAGCCGCGCTGATACCGGGCGCGGTGTTGGTCGGTTTTCTGGTCAACATCCCCATCATCAGTCAGACCAGCACCGCTGTTGCGATCGGCGCCGTCTTGGTGCCTCTAATGATGGCCGCAGGCGTCAGTCCGGTCATTGCGGGCTCAGCGCTGTTGCTGGGCGCATCGGTCGGCGGCGAACTGTTGAACCCCGGCGCGCCCGAATATGGCACGGTAACCGTAGCCATCGGCGAATTGACGGGCCAGACGGTCAGCCGTTCGTCCATGCCGAAATATGCATTGCCATTGTTGCTCGTGCAACTCTCGGTCAGCGCCGCTGTTTTCACGATCATGAGCTGGCGATACGAGAAGCGTCAAGAGGGCGCCAAGGCCGAGCCCCTCGAGTCATTCAGGCCGAACCTGCTCAAGGCGATGGTGCCGCTGTTTCCTATTGCGCTGTTGTTCTTGACCGCCGAACCGTTCCGGCTCTTTGCGCCCTCTCCCGATTGGCTGGTGGGCGCGAAGGAGGTCGCCGGTCTGTCGGACGAGGCGGGCGCAAGGAAGAGCGCCGAACTGTTCGACAGTCGTTGGATCGGGGCGGCGATGCTGTTGGGAGCGCTGGTCGCCATGGCGACGGCTCCCAAGGCGGCACTGGGCGCAGGCAAGGCGTTTTTCGAAGGGATGGGCTATGCCTACAAAGAGATTATCGGGATCATTGTCGCGGCGTCCTGCTTTGCCGAGGGCGTTAAGCTGATCGGCGTTGGCGAGTTGTTCAGCCAGTTGGTGGGCGGTTCGCCGCAGACTTTGGTTCCGGCGTCTGGCTATGTGCCGATGCTGTTTGCGGCTCTCAGCGGTTCGGGCATGGCGTCTACTCAGGGTTTATACGCGCTGTTCGCCGAGCCCGGCATAGCGCATGGTTTGAACTTAGAAAGGTTGGGAGCGATCGTTTCGATCGGTGCGGCGGCGGGGCGCACGATGTCGCCTGTCGCGGCGGTCGCGCTGATGTCGGCCAAACTGACAGGCACCGATTCGCCCGAACTGTGCAGACGGGTAGCGTTGCCCTTGATCATTGGGCTGACCGCCACGCTGCTATACGCATTGGCGCTTTTCTGA
- a CDS encoding beta-ureidopropionase codes for MAEITVGIAQIAPIKGNIQANLDKVGALMRQISDEGLEVDLLTLPETATTGYFLEGGVVEAALDARSLANMLAQQYQSSGLQRALDVSMGFYQKENGHLYNSAIYVELPSGEIKHVHRKFFLPTYGVFDEERFVSRGVRIEAFDTRFGRGAMLICEDVWHSVCATIAALKGAWFILAPVASPARGFGGEIPDNLVQYERIVGRMSEEHGLYTVMTALVGFEGGKGFSGGSMLAAPNGEVALKAPIGEEALAIGKMSFDEVEVARARLPLLSDLQSALCDVINQMCSGAIVYNQDRMEE; via the coding sequence ATGGCGGAGATAACGGTCGGGATTGCGCAGATCGCGCCGATCAAGGGCAATATCCAGGCGAACTTGGACAAGGTCGGCGCCTTGATGCGTCAGATAAGCGACGAGGGATTGGAGGTCGATCTGCTTACGCTGCCGGAGACCGCTACGACCGGCTACTTCTTAGAGGGCGGGGTGGTCGAAGCCGCCTTGGATGCGCGATCGCTGGCGAATATGCTGGCGCAACAGTACCAATCTTCTGGGCTTCAGCGCGCGCTCGATGTGTCGATGGGATTTTACCAGAAAGAGAACGGCCACCTCTATAACTCGGCGATCTATGTCGAACTGCCGTCGGGCGAGATCAAGCACGTTCATCGGAAGTTCTTCCTGCCGACTTATGGCGTGTTTGACGAGGAGCGATTCGTCAGCCGAGGGGTTCGCATAGAAGCGTTCGATACGCGCTTCGGGCGGGGTGCGATGCTGATCTGCGAGGATGTTTGGCATTCGGTTTGCGCGACGATAGCGGCGCTCAAGGGCGCCTGGTTTATCCTGGCGCCGGTTGCATCGCCTGCGCGCGGTTTTGGCGGCGAGATTCCAGACAATCTGGTTCAATACGAGCGAATTGTTGGAAGGATGTCGGAGGAGCACGGCCTATACACAGTGATGACGGCGCTGGTCGGATTTGAAGGGGGCAAGGGATTCTCGGGCGGTTCGATGCTGGCCGCGCCGAACGGCGAAGTAGCGTTGAAGGCGCCCATTGGCGAAGAGGCTCTGGCTATTGGAAAGATGAGTTTTGACGAAGTCGAGGTCGCTCGCGCGCGGCTGCCTTTGTTGAGCGATTTACAATCGGCGCTGTGCGACGTGATCAACCAGATGTGCTCAGGTGCAATTGTATACAATCAAGATCGAATGGAGGAGTAG